The Variovorax paradoxus B4 genome includes a region encoding these proteins:
- a CDS encoding branched-chain amino acid ABC transporter permease — protein MLETLLQGVLLGGLYTLFALGQSLMFGVMRLTNTAQGDFIILGAFAVIAGVSMTGAAVPWGVVLAVLPLAFGFGYLLQRHVLNGTLGKDPLPSLVVTFGLSIVIQNLLLELFSADPRAIEVGALATASVPLGDSLALGALPLVILAVALAATAAMQWMFARTPLGRTFRAVSDDREIAELMGLRAKQVYALATGIAFVLIAIAGALQGMRTTVSPSDGPLLLLFAFEAVIIGGMGSFWGTLAGAMILGIAQQVGFRIDPGWGIWFGHLVFLAVLVLRPQGLFPKTR, from the coding sequence ATGCTTGAAACCCTGCTCCAGGGCGTGCTGCTCGGCGGCCTCTACACCCTGTTCGCGCTCGGCCAGTCGCTGATGTTCGGCGTCATGCGGCTGACCAACACCGCGCAGGGCGACTTCATCATCCTGGGCGCCTTTGCGGTGATTGCCGGCGTCTCGATGACCGGCGCGGCCGTGCCTTGGGGCGTGGTGCTCGCGGTGCTGCCGCTGGCCTTCGGCTTCGGCTACCTGCTGCAGCGCCACGTGCTCAACGGCACGCTGGGCAAGGACCCGCTGCCTTCGCTGGTCGTGACCTTCGGCCTGTCGATCGTGATCCAGAACCTGCTGCTGGAGCTGTTCTCGGCCGATCCGCGCGCGATCGAAGTGGGTGCGCTGGCCACCGCATCGGTGCCGCTCGGCGATTCGCTGGCGCTGGGCGCGCTGCCGCTGGTGATCCTGGCCGTTGCGCTGGCGGCGACGGCCGCGATGCAGTGGATGTTCGCGCGCACGCCGCTGGGCCGGACCTTCCGCGCGGTTTCCGACGACCGCGAGATCGCCGAGCTGATGGGCCTCAGGGCAAAGCAGGTCTACGCGCTGGCCACGGGCATCGCCTTCGTGCTGATAGCGATCGCCGGCGCGCTGCAGGGCATGCGCACCACGGTGTCGCCGTCGGACGGCCCGCTGCTGCTGCTGTTCGCCTTCGAGGCCGTGATCATCGGCGGCATGGGCTCGTTCTGGGGCACGCTGGCCGGCGCCATGATCCTCGGGATCGCGCAGCAGGTGGGCTTTCGCATCGACCCGGGCTGGGGCATCTGGTTCGGCCATCTGGTGTTCCTCGCGGTGCTGGTGCTGCGGCCGCAGGGACTGTTTCCCAAGACACGTTGA
- a CDS encoding aldehyde dehydrogenase family protein: MRHQLFIDGRFVDAESGETLATLNPHDNTPIAHVALAGKADVDKAVAAAKRAFPAWSRMAAADRGRILLRLADLIEANGEELARLESLDTGHPIRDSRRLDVPRTAACFRYFGGMADKFQGETIPVEEGFLNYTLREPVGIVGQVVPWNFPLMFTSWKMAPALAAGNCIVMKPAEITPLTSLRIAELMAEAGLPPGVVNMLPGLGSVAGQYIAEHPEIAKIAFTGSTATGRRIVQASAGNLKKVQLELGGKGPNIVFEDANLQAAVNGSAWAIFHNQGQACIAGSRLMLHEKIADAFLEQFIALAQSIRLGNPLDENTEMGPLTSVQHRDRVLSYVEVAQGQGGEVLAGGKSPGGDLAQGCYVAPTVVRAKSYKDRVAQEEVFGPFVTVLTFKTDEEAMQIANGTDYGLGSGLWTRDLQRAHKVARDLHAGMVWINSYKRVNPGSPFGGVGQSGYGREMGFDAMREYTQVKSVWVNVDAQIPPHFVR, encoded by the coding sequence ATCCGCCACCAGCTCTTCATCGACGGCCGCTTCGTCGACGCCGAATCCGGCGAGACCCTGGCCACGCTCAATCCGCACGACAACACGCCCATCGCCCATGTCGCGCTCGCAGGCAAGGCCGACGTCGACAAGGCCGTCGCTGCCGCGAAGCGTGCGTTCCCGGCGTGGAGCCGCATGGCTGCCGCCGACCGCGGCCGCATCCTGCTCAGGCTCGCCGACCTGATCGAGGCCAACGGCGAAGAACTCGCGCGGCTCGAGTCGCTCGACACCGGCCACCCGATCCGCGATTCGCGCCGGCTCGACGTGCCGCGCACGGCGGCGTGCTTCCGCTACTTCGGCGGCATGGCCGACAAGTTCCAGGGCGAGACCATTCCGGTGGAGGAGGGCTTCCTCAACTACACGCTGCGCGAACCGGTCGGCATTGTCGGGCAGGTGGTGCCGTGGAACTTTCCGCTGATGTTCACGAGCTGGAAGATGGCGCCCGCGCTCGCGGCCGGCAACTGCATCGTGATGAAGCCGGCCGAGATCACGCCGCTCACCTCGCTGCGCATCGCCGAGCTGATGGCCGAGGCTGGCTTGCCACCGGGCGTGGTCAACATGCTGCCGGGCCTGGGCAGCGTCGCGGGCCAGTACATCGCCGAGCATCCGGAGATCGCCAAGATTGCTTTCACCGGCAGCACGGCGACAGGCCGGCGCATCGTGCAGGCCAGTGCGGGCAATCTGAAAAAAGTGCAGCTCGAACTCGGCGGCAAGGGACCCAACATCGTGTTCGAGGATGCGAACCTGCAGGCCGCCGTGAACGGCAGCGCCTGGGCCATCTTCCACAACCAGGGGCAGGCCTGCATCGCGGGCTCGCGGCTGATGCTGCACGAGAAGATCGCCGATGCCTTCCTCGAGCAGTTCATCGCGCTCGCGCAGTCCATCCGCCTGGGCAATCCGCTCGACGAGAACACCGAGATGGGCCCGCTCACAAGCGTCCAGCATCGCGACCGCGTGCTGAGCTACGTCGAGGTTGCGCAAGGGCAGGGCGGCGAGGTACTGGCAGGCGGAAAGTCGCCCGGCGGCGATCTCGCACAGGGCTGCTACGTGGCGCCGACCGTGGTGCGTGCGAAGTCGTACAAGGACCGCGTGGCACAGGAAGAAGTGTTCGGCCCCTTCGTCACCGTGCTCACCTTCAAGACCGACGAGGAGGCGATGCAGATCGCCAACGGCACCGACTACGGCCTGGGCAGCGGCCTGTGGACCCGCGACCTGCAGCGCGCCCACAAGGTGGCGCGCGATCTGCACGCCGGCATGGTCTGGATCAACAGCTACAAGCGCGTGAACCCCGGCTCGCCCTTCGGCGGCGTGGGCCAGAGCGGCTACGGCCGCGAGATGGGCTTCGACGCGATGCGCGAGTACACGCAGGTCAAGAGCGTGTGGGTCAACGTCGACGCGCAGATTCCGCCGCACTTCGTGCGCTGA
- a CDS encoding ABC transporter ATP-binding protein: MTALLDTHGLQAFYGDAQALFGIDFTLAAGELVAIIGANGAGKSTFLKSLTGLLRAPREAIRFKGEAIGGLPPGEIVRRGLAMVPEGRRLFPSLDVEENLLMGATPRRAGPWNLRRLYELFPILAEKRRQPATSLSGGQQQMVALGRALMSNPEVLLCDELSLGLAPIVIREIYAAMPAITGEGMTVVIVEQDVRMARQVSQRVYCFQDGRVSLTGRSDELTPEQISQAYFGMEDSHA, translated from the coding sequence ATGACCGCGCTGCTCGACACCCACGGCCTGCAGGCCTTCTATGGCGACGCGCAGGCGCTGTTCGGCATCGACTTCACGCTGGCCGCCGGCGAGCTGGTGGCGATCATCGGTGCCAACGGCGCGGGCAAGTCCACCTTCCTCAAGAGCCTCACGGGGCTGCTGCGCGCGCCGCGCGAGGCGATCCGCTTCAAGGGCGAGGCGATCGGCGGCCTGCCGCCCGGCGAGATCGTGCGGCGCGGCCTGGCGATGGTGCCGGAAGGCCGGCGCCTGTTTCCGAGCCTCGACGTCGAGGAGAACCTGCTGATGGGCGCCACGCCGCGCCGCGCGGGGCCGTGGAACCTGCGGCGCCTGTACGAGCTGTTTCCCATCCTCGCCGAGAAGCGGCGCCAGCCGGCCACCTCGCTGTCGGGCGGGCAGCAGCAGATGGTGGCGCTCGGCCGCGCGCTCATGAGCAACCCTGAGGTGCTGCTGTGCGACGAGCTGTCGCTCGGCCTCGCACCGATCGTCATCCGCGAGATCTATGCGGCCATGCCGGCCATCACGGGGGAGGGCATGACGGTCGTGATCGTGGAGCAGGACGTGCGCATGGCGCGGCAGGTGTCGCAGCGCGTCTACTGCTTCCAGGACGGGCGCGTGTCGCTCACGGGGCGCTCGGACGAACTCACGCCAGAGCAGATCTCGCAGGCCTATTTCGGCATGGAGGACAGCCATGCTTGA
- a CDS encoding ABC transporter ATP-binding protein yields the protein MTLLALHGVSKSFGALKVTDGITLAVAEGETLGILGPNGAGKTTLFNLISGDARVDAGRVEYAGRDVTRLRPHQRCRAGIGRSYQVPQPFGNMSVFENLVTAACFGGQQAEREAWQTAHEVLGQTGLAAHANKPAGGLTLLDRKRLELARALATNPRLLLLDEIAGGLTEPEAAVLVAELKRIKARGVTMIWIEHVVHALLSLADRLFVINFGQQLAQGAPRAVMNDPEVRRVYMGIEA from the coding sequence ATGACGCTGCTGGCATTGCACGGCGTGAGCAAGTCCTTCGGGGCGCTCAAGGTCACCGACGGCATCACGCTGGCGGTGGCCGAGGGCGAGACGCTGGGCATTCTCGGCCCCAACGGCGCGGGCAAGACCACGCTGTTCAACCTGATCTCGGGCGATGCGCGCGTCGACGCCGGCCGCGTGGAATACGCGGGCCGCGACGTGACGCGGCTGCGCCCGCACCAGCGCTGCCGCGCCGGCATCGGCCGCAGCTACCAGGTGCCGCAACCCTTCGGGAACATGAGCGTGTTCGAGAACCTCGTGACCGCCGCCTGCTTCGGCGGGCAGCAGGCCGAGCGCGAGGCGTGGCAGACGGCGCACGAGGTGCTGGGCCAGACCGGGCTCGCGGCGCACGCCAACAAGCCGGCCGGCGGCCTCACGCTGCTCGACCGCAAGCGGCTCGAGCTGGCGCGCGCGCTCGCGACGAACCCGCGCCTGCTGCTGCTCGACGAGATCGCGGGCGGGCTCACCGAGCCCGAGGCCGCGGTGCTGGTGGCGGAGCTGAAACGCATCAAGGCGCGCGGCGTGACCATGATCTGGATCGAGCACGTGGTGCATGCGCTGCTGTCGCTGGCCGACCGGCTGTTCGTCATCAACTTCGGGCAGCAGCTCGCGCAAGGCGCGCCGCGCGCCGTGATGAACGACCCCGAGGTGCGGCGCGTGTACATGGGGATCGAGGCATGA
- a CDS encoding branched-chain amino acid ABC transporter permease encodes MNDKTSPAPLKHVFASSGRSPDGEIPSGRHRAGRARAAAAGSSATAPVVAIDTSSSRRAGWTAAVLVVVAATLPFWGESSWMREFVEIACYFIFAMMWNLLAGYGGMVSIGQQAFFGFGGYVMLMLGNFAGVNPFVAVPLGALAAALIAVPVSFVAFRLSGGYFAIGTWVIAEVFRLSFANVSAVGGGSGTTLTALRGIERATRESVTYWMALGCVVAAVLLVCLFLRSRFGLALLAIRDNEMAAESQGIPVARMKLAVYVVAAFGAGLAGALYFVGNLRISPDAAFAPNWTAFAIFMVVIGGIGRIEGPLVGALVFWALNKFLSDYGTWYLLGLGLLAIGVTLFFKQGLWGWAQQRWAWSLFPTQRRLMLPHAPSSDLELDAHAKHR; translated from the coding sequence ATGAACGACAAGACCTCGCCCGCGCCGCTGAAGCATGTCTTCGCCAGCTCGGGCCGCAGCCCGGACGGCGAGATCCCGAGCGGCCGCCATCGCGCTGGCCGCGCGCGTGCAGCTGCAGCCGGGTCGAGCGCGACGGCCCCCGTTGTTGCCATCGACACCAGCAGCAGCCGCCGCGCCGGCTGGACCGCGGCCGTGCTCGTCGTGGTCGCGGCCACGCTGCCCTTCTGGGGCGAGTCGAGCTGGATGCGCGAGTTCGTCGAGATCGCCTGCTACTTCATCTTCGCGATGATGTGGAACCTGCTGGCCGGCTACGGCGGTATGGTCAGCATCGGGCAGCAGGCCTTCTTCGGCTTCGGCGGCTACGTGATGCTGATGCTCGGCAACTTCGCGGGCGTCAATCCCTTCGTCGCGGTCCCGCTGGGGGCGCTGGCCGCGGCGCTGATCGCGGTGCCGGTGTCCTTCGTCGCCTTCCGGCTGTCGGGCGGCTACTTCGCCATCGGCACCTGGGTGATCGCCGAGGTGTTCAGGCTCAGCTTCGCCAATGTGTCGGCGGTGGGCGGCGGCTCGGGCACCACGCTCACGGCGCTGCGCGGCATCGAGCGCGCCACGCGCGAGAGCGTCACCTACTGGATGGCACTGGGCTGCGTGGTGGCGGCGGTCTTGCTGGTCTGCCTGTTCCTGCGCAGCCGGTTCGGGCTGGCGTTGCTGGCGATCCGCGACAACGAGATGGCCGCCGAATCGCAGGGCATTCCGGTGGCGCGCATGAAGCTCGCGGTCTACGTGGTGGCGGCCTTCGGCGCCGGGCTGGCAGGGGCGCTGTACTTCGTGGGCAACCTGCGCATCAGTCCCGACGCGGCCTTTGCGCCGAACTGGACCGCCTTCGCGATCTTCATGGTCGTGATCGGCGGCATCGGCCGCATCGAAGGGCCGCTGGTCGGCGCGCTCGTCTTCTGGGCGCTGAACAAGTTCCTCAGCGACTACGGCACCTGGTACCTGCTCGGGCTCGGGCTGCTGGCCATAGGGGTCACACTCTTCTTCAAGCAGGGGCTGTGGGGCTGGGCGCAGCAGCGCTGGGCCTGGTCCCTGTTCCCGACGCAACGACGGCTGATGCTGCCGCATGCGCCTTCTTCCGACCTGGAGCTCGACGCCCATGCGAAACATCGATGA
- a CDS encoding tripartite tricarboxylate transporter substrate binding protein, protein MSFPILSRALAACMLLLGVAVQAQPQAWPAKPVRLVVGFPPGGIVDTVARQLQPRLQAALGQTVIVDNRSGAGGTLAAAEVARAAPDGHTLLMVFDSYATYPLVYPKLSFDIAKDLQPVTQVASNPLVLVVNPKVQAKDFQRFIGLLKAQPGGLNYASVGPGSSNHLTAEYFKAVSGTFVTHIPYRGGGPAQQDLLGGQVEMMFLSAVLAQPHVNAGRLRALAQTGAQRASAYAEVPTVAESGYPGFEVNSWVGLLAPAGTPRAVVDRLQAEVRKAVTEPAFQQRLRERGLTGIANTPEQFAAVLRTEQDKWARLVRERRLSLE, encoded by the coding sequence ATGTCCTTTCCGATCCTTTCCCGGGCGCTGGCCGCCTGCATGCTGCTGCTGGGCGTCGCCGTCCAGGCCCAGCCCCAGGCCTGGCCCGCCAAGCCCGTGCGGCTGGTCGTCGGCTTCCCGCCGGGCGGCATCGTCGACACCGTCGCGCGCCAGCTGCAGCCGCGCCTGCAGGCCGCGCTCGGCCAGACCGTGATCGTCGACAACCGCAGCGGCGCCGGCGGCACGCTGGCGGCGGCCGAGGTGGCGCGCGCGGCACCCGACGGCCACACGCTGCTGATGGTGTTCGACAGCTACGCCACCTATCCGCTGGTCTATCCGAAGCTGAGCTTCGACATCGCGAAGGACCTGCAGCCCGTGACCCAGGTCGCGAGCAACCCGCTGGTGCTGGTGGTCAACCCGAAGGTCCAGGCCAAGGATTTCCAGCGCTTCATCGGGCTGCTCAAGGCGCAGCCGGGCGGCCTCAACTACGCAAGCGTCGGCCCGGGGTCGAGCAACCATCTCACGGCCGAATACTTCAAGGCCGTGAGCGGCACTTTCGTCACGCACATTCCCTACCGCGGCGGCGGCCCGGCCCAGCAGGACCTGCTGGGCGGACAGGTCGAGATGATGTTCCTTTCGGCCGTGCTCGCCCAGCCGCACGTCAACGCCGGCCGGCTGCGCGCCCTGGCGCAGACCGGCGCGCAGCGCGCGTCCGCCTATGCCGAGGTGCCGACCGTGGCCGAGAGCGGCTACCCGGGCTTCGAGGTGAACTCCTGGGTCGGCCTGCTCGCCCCGGCCGGTACGCCGCGCGCCGTGGTCGACCGGCTGCAGGCCGAGGTGCGCAAGGCGGTGACCGAGCCCGCATTCCAGCAGCGGCTGCGCGAACGGGGCCTGACGGGCATCGCCAACACGCCCGAGCAGTTCGCCGCCGTGCTGCGCACCGAGCAGGACAAGTGGGCCCGCCTGGTGCGCGAACGTCGCCTGAGCCTGGAATAG
- a CDS encoding maleylacetate reductase — protein sequence MHDFIHTTHPQRVVFGAGSLRHLAREIDALGAKRALLLCTPEQRPQAERVAASLGAQAAGLFDRAVMHVPIETAREARELARRVGADCAVALGGGSTTGLGKAIALESGLPIVAIPTTYAGSEMTPIYGLTENGLKKTGKDPRVLPRTVIYDPELSRTLPVGLSVTSGINAIAHAAEGLYAQDSNPVMDLMAEEGIAALARALPAIRAQPDDLAARSDALYGAWLCGSVLGAVGMALHHKLCHTLGGSFNLPHAEVHTVVLPHALAFNAPAAPRAMARIARALGGASAPAAVHALARDNGAPVALKDIGMRAADLDRAADIAVANPYWNPRPFGPAERDAIRALLQRAFDGEPPG from the coding sequence ATGCACGACTTCATCCACACCACCCATCCGCAGCGCGTGGTGTTCGGCGCCGGTTCGCTGCGCCACCTGGCGCGCGAGATCGATGCGCTGGGCGCAAAAAGGGCGCTGTTGCTCTGCACGCCCGAGCAGCGGCCGCAGGCCGAGCGCGTGGCGGCCTCGCTCGGCGCGCAGGCGGCCGGCCTGTTCGACCGCGCCGTGATGCATGTGCCCATCGAGACCGCGCGCGAGGCACGCGAGCTGGCGCGCCGGGTCGGCGCCGACTGCGCCGTGGCGCTCGGCGGCGGCTCTACCACCGGGCTGGGCAAGGCCATCGCGCTGGAATCGGGGCTGCCGATCGTCGCCATTCCCACCACCTACGCGGGCAGCGAGATGACGCCGATCTACGGCCTCACCGAGAACGGCCTGAAGAAGACCGGCAAGGACCCGCGCGTGCTGCCGCGCACCGTGATCTACGACCCCGAGCTGTCGCGCACGCTGCCCGTGGGCCTGAGCGTGACCAGCGGCATCAACGCCATCGCGCATGCGGCCGAAGGCCTGTACGCGCAGGACAGCAATCCGGTGATGGACCTGATGGCCGAGGAGGGCATTGCCGCGCTCGCACGCGCGTTGCCCGCCATCCGTGCGCAGCCCGACGACCTGGCGGCGCGCTCGGACGCGCTCTACGGCGCGTGGCTGTGCGGCAGCGTGCTCGGCGCGGTGGGCATGGCCCTGCACCACAAGCTGTGCCACACGCTGGGCGGCAGCTTCAACCTGCCGCACGCCGAAGTGCACACGGTGGTGCTGCCGCACGCGCTCGCATTCAACGCGCCGGCCGCGCCGCGTGCCATGGCACGCATCGCGCGCGCGCTCGGCGGCGCGTCGGCACCGGCGGCTGTCCATGCGCTGGCGCGCGACAACGGCGCGCCGGTGGCACTCAAGGACATCGGCATGCGTGCCGCCGACCTCGACCGCGCGGCCGACATCGCCGTCGCCAACCCGTACTGGAACCCGCGGCCCTTCGGCCCGGCCGAACGCGACGCGATCCGCGCACTGCTGCAGCGCGCCTTCGACGGCGAGCCGCCGGGCTAG
- a CDS encoding ABC transporter substrate-binding protein translates to MTFNRRQFTQAAAALAATGATPLVFAADTLKIGYVSPQTGPLAPFGEADKWVIEQMKAAFKDGLTVGGRKYAVQIVLKDSQSNPNRAGEVANDLILKDKVALVLTAGTPETANPVSDACELNEVPCISSVVPWQPWFFGRKGDPAKGFNWTYHLFWGLEDVIANFTNGWKTVATNKKVGGLFPNDGDGNAWGDKELGFPKPLAQMGFTLTDPGRFQNGTQDFSAQIAAFKRDNVEIVTGVVIPPDAKTFLTQARQQGFRPKVITLGKALLFPGAIEALGELGDGLSTEVWWSPSHPFTSSLTQQSAKALAEAYEAGTKKQWTQPIGFAHALFEVAANALSRSKSLKAGDVRDAVAATSIDSVVGPVKWGGQGPFKNVSKTPLVLGQWGKGTQRKVELTLVNNEAARTIPTSGTLRLLRPLP, encoded by the coding sequence ATGACATTCAACCGCAGACAGTTCACGCAGGCCGCGGCTGCGCTCGCCGCCACGGGCGCCACGCCGCTGGTGTTCGCCGCCGACACGCTGAAGATCGGCTACGTGTCGCCCCAGACCGGGCCGCTCGCGCCCTTCGGCGAGGCCGACAAGTGGGTGATCGAGCAGATGAAGGCCGCCTTCAAGGACGGCCTCACCGTGGGCGGCAGGAAATACGCCGTGCAGATCGTGCTCAAGGACAGCCAGTCGAACCCCAACCGCGCGGGCGAGGTCGCCAATGACCTGATCCTGAAGGACAAGGTCGCGCTCGTGCTCACCGCCGGCACGCCCGAGACCGCCAACCCGGTCAGCGATGCCTGCGAACTCAACGAGGTGCCGTGCATCTCCAGCGTGGTGCCGTGGCAGCCCTGGTTCTTCGGCCGCAAGGGCGATCCCGCGAAGGGCTTCAACTGGACCTATCACCTGTTCTGGGGGCTCGAGGACGTCATCGCCAACTTCACCAACGGCTGGAAGACCGTGGCCACCAACAAGAAGGTCGGCGGCCTGTTTCCCAACGACGGCGACGGCAATGCCTGGGGCGACAAGGAGCTGGGCTTTCCGAAGCCGCTCGCGCAGATGGGCTTCACGCTCACCGACCCCGGCCGCTTCCAGAACGGCACGCAGGACTTCAGCGCGCAGATCGCGGCCTTCAAGCGCGACAACGTCGAGATCGTCACCGGCGTGGTGATCCCGCCCGATGCCAAGACCTTCCTCACGCAGGCGCGGCAGCAGGGCTTCCGGCCCAAGGTGATCACGCTCGGCAAGGCCCTGCTGTTCCCGGGCGCCATCGAGGCGCTGGGCGAGCTGGGCGACGGCCTCTCCACCGAGGTGTGGTGGAGCCCGTCGCATCCGTTCACCTCCAGCCTCACGCAGCAAAGCGCCAAGGCGCTGGCCGAGGCCTACGAGGCCGGCACGAAGAAGCAGTGGACCCAGCCCATCGGCTTCGCGCATGCGCTGTTCGAGGTGGCGGCGAACGCGCTGTCGCGTTCGAAGTCGCTGAAGGCCGGCGACGTGCGCGACGCCGTGGCCGCGACATCGATCGACTCCGTGGTCGGCCCCGTGAAATGGGGCGGGCAAGGCCCGTTCAAGAACGTCAGCAAGACGCCGCTGGTGCTCGGCCAGTGGGGCAAGGGCACGCAGCGCAAGGTGGAGCTGACCCTGGTGAACAACGAGGCCGCCAGGACGATCCCGACCAGCGGCACGCTGCGCCTGCTCCGGCCGCTGCCATGA